From a single Nocardioides sp. dk884 genomic region:
- a CDS encoding ArsC/Spx/MgsR family protein, which yields MEIWINPACSKCRTAQRALEEAGVEHTVRRYLDDPPTAKELGAVVDRLGLEPWDVARPRETREAGIDLPRTPQARAEWLAALAANPRAIQRPIVTADDGTTLVARDGETLARAVALGRPGSAPVS from the coding sequence ATGGAGATCTGGATCAACCCCGCCTGCTCGAAGTGCCGCACCGCGCAGCGCGCGCTGGAGGAGGCGGGGGTCGAGCACACGGTGCGCCGCTACCTCGACGACCCGCCCACGGCCAAGGAGCTCGGGGCCGTGGTCGACCGGCTCGGGCTCGAACCCTGGGACGTCGCGCGCCCCCGGGAGACCCGCGAGGCCGGCATCGACCTGCCGCGCACGCCCCAGGCCCGCGCCGAGTGGCTGGCCGCGCTGGCGGCGAACCCGCGCGCCATCCAGCGCCCGATCGTGACCGCCGACGACGGCACCACGCTCGTGGCCCGCGACGGGGAGACCCTGGCCCGCGCGGTCGCCCTGGG
- a CDS encoding YbaK/EbsC family protein, translating to MSPMNVEHPSVVRFRAEHTRRGGAGQVVILPDSVHTAALAAEALGCEVGAIANSLLFDADGSPVLLLTSGAHRVDTVAVAERLGVKRLRRASPEQVREHTGQVIGGVSPLGHPAPVPTWLDPWLRRHEVVWAAAGHPSAVFSTTYDELRALTGARELEME from the coding sequence ATGAGCCCCATGAACGTGGAGCACCCCTCGGTCGTGAGGTTCCGGGCGGAGCACACCCGCCGCGGCGGAGCCGGTCAGGTGGTCATTCTGCCGGACTCCGTCCACACCGCCGCACTCGCCGCGGAGGCACTCGGCTGCGAGGTGGGCGCGATCGCCAACAGCCTGCTCTTCGACGCCGACGGGTCCCCCGTGCTGCTGCTCACCTCCGGCGCGCACCGGGTCGACACGGTGGCGGTGGCCGAGCGGCTCGGCGTGAAGCGGCTGCGGCGTGCCAGCCCCGAGCAGGTCCGTGAGCACACCGGCCAGGTCATCGGCGGGGTCTCGCCCCTCGGCCACCCGGCGCCGGTCCCGACCTGGCTCGACCCGTGGCTGCGCCGCCACGAGGTCGTCTGGGCCGCCGCGGGCCACCCCTCCGCGGTGTTCTCCACGACGTACGACGAGCTGCGCGCGCTGACCGGCGCCCGCGAGCTGGAGATGGAGTGA
- a CDS encoding SAV_6107 family HEPN domain-containing protein has product MSERTTPVPYDAPHPHALPATTHAYLARSAESLSEAMAAPDAPTRYASAHVAALRAAAALLAARARPEPARRRPQRNAWVLLAGVAPELGEWAGFFAAGAAKRAACEAGSTRAVTEREADDLLRDADRFLAVVEQALGLMPHVPAAEQVVRAG; this is encoded by the coding sequence GTGAGCGAGAGGACAACCCCTGTGCCGTACGACGCCCCTCATCCCCATGCACTGCCGGCGACCACCCACGCCTACCTCGCCCGTTCCGCGGAGTCGCTGAGCGAGGCGATGGCGGCCCCGGACGCGCCGACCCGCTACGCCAGCGCCCACGTCGCCGCCCTGCGGGCCGCGGCGGCGCTGCTGGCGGCCCGGGCGCGCCCGGAGCCGGCCCGACGTCGGCCCCAGCGCAACGCCTGGGTGCTGCTCGCCGGGGTCGCGCCCGAGCTCGGCGAGTGGGCCGGGTTCTTCGCCGCCGGCGCCGCCAAGCGCGCGGCCTGCGAAGCCGGCTCGACCCGCGCGGTCACCGAGCGGGAGGCCGACGACCTCCTGCGTGACGCCGACCGGTTCCTCGCGGTCGTGGAGCAGGCGCTCGGACTGATGCCGCACGTGCCGGCCGCGGAGCAGGTCGTGCGCGCTGGTTGA
- a CDS encoding methyltransferase domain-containing protein has protein sequence MPSSDPFGDKPSERRAAARTSVVWGALRPVLDAGPCDVLDLGGGTGVSAVRAAELGHRVTVVDPSPDALASLDRRARELGVQVAGHQGDVSTLLDVPGRAGADVVLCHGVLEVVDDPAAALATIREVLRPGGTLSLLVAQRYAAVVARAMAGHFGQALAALDDTAPAGRAGRRVTRDELEALLVGAGFEVAQVHGVRVFADLVPGSLVDSEPGASAALVELEHAVAGREEFLPLATQLHVLAR, from the coding sequence ATGCCTAGCAGTGACCCGTTCGGGGACAAGCCCAGCGAGCGCCGGGCGGCCGCTCGGACCTCCGTGGTGTGGGGGGCCTTGCGTCCCGTTCTGGACGCCGGCCCGTGCGACGTGCTCGACCTCGGCGGTGGCACCGGCGTCTCCGCGGTGCGGGCCGCCGAGCTGGGCCACCGCGTGACGGTGGTGGACCCCAGCCCCGACGCGCTGGCCTCGCTCGACCGCCGCGCCCGCGAGCTCGGCGTGCAGGTCGCCGGCCACCAGGGCGACGTGAGCACGCTCCTGGACGTGCCCGGGCGTGCCGGCGCCGACGTGGTGCTGTGCCACGGGGTGCTCGAGGTCGTCGACGACCCGGCTGCCGCGCTGGCCACGATCCGCGAGGTGCTGCGGCCCGGTGGCACCCTCAGCCTGCTCGTCGCCCAGCGCTACGCCGCCGTGGTCGCCCGCGCGATGGCGGGTCACTTCGGCCAGGCTCTCGCGGCCCTCGACGACACCGCGCCCGCCGGGCGCGCCGGCCGCCGGGTCACCCGCGACGAGCTCGAGGCGCTGCTGGTCGGCGCCGGGTTCGAGGTCGCGCAGGTCCACGGCGTACGCGTGTTCGCCGACCTGGTCCCCGGCTCGCTGGTCGACTCCGAGCCCGGCGCGAGCGCCGCGCTGGTCGAGCTCGAGCACGCCGTCGCGGGACGCGAGGAGTTCCTCCCGCTCGCCACCCAGCTGCACGTCCTGGCCCGCTGA
- a CDS encoding DUF3040 domain-containing protein, which translates to MPLSEEELRLLEQMERALVEEDPKFASTLRGTSIRRSARRRAIAAGCVFVVGIAVLMTGAVAQQWAIGVVGFVVMLASATVGLNAIRGQQAAVAADARTAGHPSRGFTVIEGGKRGRTRRPRRNAGSFMERAEERWRRRREENGGF; encoded by the coding sequence GTGCCACTCTCTGAAGAGGAGCTGCGGCTACTCGAGCAGATGGAGCGTGCCCTCGTCGAGGAGGACCCCAAGTTCGCCTCGACGCTCCGCGGCACCTCGATTCGTCGTTCCGCCCGCCGTCGAGCGATCGCCGCGGGCTGTGTGTTCGTGGTCGGCATCGCCGTCCTGATGACCGGTGCCGTGGCCCAGCAGTGGGCGATCGGCGTCGTCGGCTTCGTGGTGATGCTGGCGTCGGCGACGGTGGGCCTCAACGCCATCCGCGGCCAGCAGGCCGCCGTGGCCGCCGACGCCCGCACCGCGGGACACCCCTCGCGAGGCTTCACGGTCATCGAGGGCGGCAAGCGCGGCCGCACCCGCCGCCCGCGCCGCAACGCCGGCTCCTTCATGGAGCGGGCCGAGGAGCGTTGGCGCCGCCGCCGCGAGGAGAACGGCGGCTTCTGA
- a CDS encoding transglutaminaseTgpA domain-containing protein encodes MSRRRPPPGASLRLAAVAAGTAWVSMLSWSGLAVDAGAYLGPLLLIAVAVVAAGALLRRLRAPAVLVAAVQLLVAGAAVSLEVTGSPVPLGPAWAELTAAFDAAGDSARLYAAPVPVVAPPIDPFMLAAGAGCLVLVDLLACTLRRVALAGLPLLAVQSVPTSLLATGPRWWVFLLSAAGFLLLLFLDQDDRVARWGRPFDAATGTRPEQGTPAHPGPLRASAGAVGTLSVGIALALPLVIPSADLDLLGSGRGGAGGSEIELENPMVDLTRDLVRGEDFPLLRVRTTDRDPSYLRIAVLNRFSADEWSSGDREVPVDQLPRGELPDLEGVAPDVERIEHDYEVEATEEFESTWLPTQAPVSAVVAPGDWRYDVATMDFIAGEDDLTTAGLSYEMTAVDLVRVPEDMVAAPSGAGLVDEEFLDLPVGLSPVVDELATSVTAGAGSPYEKAVALQDWFRSDGNFTYSTDVEPGNGSDDLQKFLVEDRRGYCEQFAAAMAVMARSLDIPARVAVGFLRPDRVDAQTWEYSTWDLHAWPELFVPGSGWVAFEPTPPDRAADVPPYTRIEVGAGEEPMLPSENAQPNGDDLPRGPESVPAPAPAEEEAPVAAAAEETFPWGTVASGILAVVLLTGSLLLPGGVRRGRRERRLRGGPEEVWAELRDTARDLGIPWPDGRSPRQLRRVLLEHLGSPAGPGPEERPAHGAQVAPEATAALDRLVLALERGRYARPGNPVPQVRADAETCLAALEGGAPRRARRRAAWWPRTAFTRRTPTPRRLGDGEPERTRSDLVDRVG; translated from the coding sequence ATGAGCCGCCGTCGTCCGCCACCGGGCGCCTCGCTGCGGCTCGCGGCGGTCGCCGCGGGCACTGCCTGGGTCTCGATGCTCTCGTGGTCGGGGCTCGCCGTCGACGCCGGCGCCTACCTCGGACCGCTGCTGCTCATCGCCGTCGCGGTCGTCGCGGCCGGGGCGCTCCTGCGCCGCCTGCGCGCACCGGCGGTCCTGGTCGCAGCGGTCCAGCTGCTCGTGGCCGGCGCCGCCGTCAGCCTCGAGGTCACCGGGTCGCCGGTCCCGCTCGGGCCCGCGTGGGCCGAGCTGACCGCGGCGTTCGACGCGGCCGGCGACAGCGCCCGGCTGTACGCCGCTCCCGTGCCGGTGGTCGCCCCGCCGATCGACCCGTTCATGCTGGCTGCCGGGGCGGGCTGCCTGGTCCTGGTCGACCTGCTCGCCTGCACGCTGCGGCGCGTGGCCCTCGCCGGCCTGCCGCTGCTCGCGGTGCAGAGCGTGCCGACCAGCCTGCTCGCGACCGGTCCACGCTGGTGGGTCTTCCTGCTCAGCGCGGCCGGGTTCTTGCTGCTGCTCTTCCTCGACCAGGACGACCGGGTGGCGCGCTGGGGCCGCCCGTTCGACGCCGCCACCGGCACCCGGCCCGAGCAGGGCACGCCGGCGCACCCGGGACCGCTGCGCGCGAGCGCCGGCGCGGTCGGGACCCTGTCGGTCGGCATCGCCCTGGCGCTCCCGCTGGTGATCCCGAGCGCCGACCTCGACCTGCTCGGCTCCGGGCGCGGGGGCGCGGGGGGCAGCGAGATCGAGCTGGAGAACCCGATGGTCGACCTGACGCGTGACCTCGTCCGCGGCGAGGACTTCCCGCTGCTGCGGGTGCGCACCACCGACCGCGACCCGTCGTACCTGCGCATCGCGGTGCTCAACCGCTTCTCCGCCGATGAGTGGAGCTCCGGGGACCGCGAGGTCCCCGTCGACCAGCTGCCTCGCGGCGAGCTCCCCGACCTGGAGGGCGTGGCACCCGACGTGGAGCGGATCGAGCACGACTACGAGGTCGAGGCGACCGAGGAGTTCGAGTCGACCTGGCTGCCCACGCAGGCCCCGGTCTCGGCGGTCGTGGCGCCCGGCGACTGGCGCTACGACGTCGCCACGATGGACTTCATCGCCGGGGAGGACGACCTGACCACCGCGGGCCTCAGCTATGAGATGACGGCCGTCGACCTGGTCCGCGTGCCCGAGGACATGGTCGCGGCTCCGTCCGGTGCCGGGCTCGTGGACGAGGAGTTCCTCGACCTGCCGGTCGGCCTCTCCCCCGTCGTGGACGAGCTCGCCACGAGCGTCACCGCCGGGGCGGGCTCGCCGTACGAGAAGGCGGTGGCCCTGCAGGACTGGTTCCGCAGCGACGGCAACTTCACCTACTCCACCGACGTCGAGCCCGGCAACGGCTCCGACGACCTGCAGAAGTTCCTCGTCGAGGACCGTCGCGGGTACTGCGAGCAGTTCGCCGCCGCCATGGCGGTGATGGCGCGCAGCCTCGACATCCCGGCGCGGGTGGCCGTGGGGTTCCTGCGCCCGGACCGGGTGGACGCGCAGACCTGGGAGTACAGCACCTGGGACCTGCACGCCTGGCCCGAGCTGTTCGTGCCGGGCTCGGGATGGGTGGCCTTCGAGCCGACTCCCCCGGACCGCGCCGCCGACGTGCCGCCGTACACGCGCATCGAGGTGGGTGCGGGCGAGGAGCCGATGCTGCCGAGCGAGAACGCCCAGCCCAACGGCGACGACCTGCCCCGGGGACCGGAGAGCGTGCCGGCACCGGCCCCGGCCGAGGAGGAGGCCCCGGTGGCCGCTGCGGCCGAGGAGACCTTCCCGTGGGGCACCGTGGCAAGCGGGATCCTCGCGGTCGTGCTGCTCACCGGGTCGCTGCTGCTGCCCGGCGGCGTACGACGTGGACGGCGCGAGCGCCGGCTGCGGGGCGGGCCCGAGGAGGTCTGGGCCGAGCTGCGCGACACCGCGCGCGACCTGGGGATCCCGTGGCCCGACGGGCGCTCACCGCGTCAGCTGCGTCGCGTGTTGCTCGAGCACCTCGGCTCGCCCGCCGGTCCGGGCCCCGAGGAGCGTCCGGCCCACGGGGCACAGGTCGCTCCGGAGGCGACCGCCGCGCTGGACCGGCTGGTCCTGGCCCTGGAGCGCGGCCGCTACGCGCGTCCCGGAAACCCGGTGCCGCAGGTCCGTGCGGACGCCGAGACCTGCCTCGCCGCACTCGAGGGTGGGGCGCCGCGCCGCGCCCGCCGCCGCGCCGCCTGGTGGCCGCGCACCGCCTTCACCCGCCGTACGCCGACCCCCCGGCGTCTGGGCGACGGCGAGCCGGAGCGGACCCGCTCCGACCTGGTCGACCGCGTCGGCTGA
- a CDS encoding DUF58 domain-containing protein: MREALAGLTTRGRAFVAGGVTAIVCAVLLGQTTLVRVGVLVLVLPLLTAYVVGRSRYQLSLVRTVTPQLVAAGQPARVSLALANEGRAPSGVLMLEDQLPYVLGSRPRFVLEGVGHGWRRQVGYQVRSDVRGRFELGPMRVRVSDPFGLVEVDRAFQTSVPLTVTPRTVPLPAIPLGGAWTGSGDNRPRAFATGSAEDVTVREYRRGDDLRRVHWRSSARMGELMVRREEQPWQSRATLFLDNRAVAHRGQGVASSLETAVSAAASIAVHLGHRGFTVRLVTATGEEAGGAWHVRDAELSSRALLEALAVVEAATTPRVDSAWLTEHGTGGLTVAVLGAVAPTDLPVLRRMQHHAGAALAIALDVDAWATERGPDPTRQGAGSSAAPLLAQHGWRAAPLRPRDRLDTAWQELARAGAAGAGRATYTGVGR; this comes from the coding sequence GTGCGTGAGGCACTGGCCGGTCTGACGACCCGGGGACGCGCGTTCGTCGCCGGGGGCGTGACGGCGATCGTGTGCGCGGTCCTGCTCGGCCAGACCACCCTGGTCCGCGTCGGGGTCCTGGTGCTCGTGCTCCCGCTCCTCACGGCGTACGTCGTGGGGCGCTCGCGCTACCAGCTCTCGCTGGTGCGCACGGTGACCCCGCAGCTGGTGGCCGCCGGCCAGCCGGCCCGCGTGAGCCTGGCCCTGGCCAACGAGGGGCGCGCGCCCAGCGGGGTGCTCATGCTCGAGGACCAGCTGCCCTACGTGCTCGGCTCCCGGCCGCGCTTCGTGCTCGAGGGCGTGGGGCACGGGTGGCGACGCCAGGTGGGCTACCAGGTCCGCTCCGACGTCCGCGGCCGCTTCGAGCTCGGCCCGATGCGGGTGCGCGTGAGCGACCCGTTCGGCCTGGTCGAGGTCGACCGGGCCTTCCAGACCTCGGTGCCGCTCACGGTCACCCCCCGCACGGTCCCGCTGCCGGCGATCCCGTTGGGCGGCGCCTGGACCGGCTCGGGCGACAACCGCCCGCGCGCGTTCGCCACGGGCTCGGCCGAGGACGTCACCGTGCGGGAGTACCGCCGCGGTGACGACCTGCGCCGGGTGCACTGGCGCAGCTCGGCTCGGATGGGCGAGCTGATGGTGCGCCGCGAGGAGCAGCCCTGGCAGTCGCGCGCGACGCTGTTCCTCGACAACCGCGCGGTGGCGCACCGCGGTCAAGGGGTGGCGTCCTCGCTGGAGACCGCGGTGTCCGCCGCGGCGTCCATCGCGGTCCACCTGGGCCACCGCGGATTCACCGTCCGGCTCGTCACCGCCACCGGCGAGGAGGCCGGCGGCGCCTGGCACGTGCGCGACGCCGAGCTCAGCAGCCGCGCCCTGCTGGAGGCGCTGGCGGTCGTCGAGGCGGCAACGACGCCCCGAGTCGACTCTGCCTGGCTCACCGAGCACGGCACCGGCGGCCTCACCGTGGCCGTCCTCGGTGCCGTCGCGCCGACCGATCTTCCGGTCCTGCGCCGCATGCAGCACCACGCCGGTGCCGCGCTGGCCATCGCACTCGACGTGGACGCCTGGGCCACCGAGCGAGGCCCGGACCCCACCCGTCAGGGGGCCGGGAGCAGCGCCGCGCCGCTCCTCGCCCAGCACGGCTGGCGCGCCGCTCCCCTGCGGCCACGTGACCGCCTCGACACGGCCTGGCAGGAGCTGGCGCGTGCCGGGGCCGCCGGCGCGGGCCGGGCGACGTACACCGGGGTCGGGCGATGA
- a CDS encoding AAA family ATPase, whose amino-acid sequence MSNPTPAGADLETLARVVARVRGNIERVIEGKPDVVTAAIVVLLAEGHLLIEDVPGVGKTMLSKALARSIDSTVRRIQFTPDLLPSDVTGVSIFNQDTRQFEFRPGGIFANIVVGDEINRASPKTQSALLECMEERQVTVDTTTYHLEAPFMVIATQNPVEMEGTYALPEAQRDRFMARVAVGYPVEAAEIAMIASHTGPSPLEDLEAVTDAAEVRKLTGIVEQVHVSTAVQRYTVGLVTATRRSSDLALGASPRATLHLVRAAKAYAAINGRDYVLPDDVRVLAQPVLAHRLLPGVEAAMSGRTTTAILDGLIASVPVPDGSPG is encoded by the coding sequence GTGAGCAACCCGACTCCTGCCGGAGCCGACCTCGAGACCTTGGCGCGCGTGGTGGCTCGGGTCCGGGGCAACATCGAGCGGGTCATCGAGGGCAAGCCCGACGTCGTCACCGCCGCGATCGTGGTCCTGCTCGCCGAGGGTCACCTGCTCATCGAGGACGTGCCGGGCGTCGGCAAGACGATGCTCAGCAAGGCGCTCGCGCGCAGCATCGACTCGACCGTGCGCCGCATCCAGTTCACCCCGGACCTGCTGCCCTCCGACGTGACAGGCGTGTCGATCTTCAACCAGGACACCCGGCAGTTCGAGTTCCGCCCCGGCGGGATCTTCGCCAACATCGTGGTCGGCGACGAGATCAACCGGGCCTCGCCGAAGACCCAGTCGGCGCTGCTGGAGTGCATGGAGGAGCGTCAGGTCACCGTCGACACCACGACGTACCACCTCGAGGCCCCGTTCATGGTGATCGCGACCCAGAACCCGGTCGAGATGGAGGGCACCTACGCCCTGCCCGAGGCGCAGCGCGACCGCTTCATGGCGCGGGTCGCCGTCGGCTACCCGGTGGAGGCGGCGGAGATCGCGATGATCGCCAGCCACACCGGGCCCAGCCCGCTGGAGGACCTCGAGGCGGTCACCGACGCCGCGGAGGTCCGCAAGCTGACCGGCATCGTCGAGCAGGTCCATGTCTCCACCGCCGTCCAGCGCTACACCGTCGGCCTGGTGACCGCGACCCGACGCAGCAGCGACCTCGCCCTGGGCGCCTCGCCGCGGGCGACCCTGCACCTGGTGCGCGCGGCCAAGGCGTACGCCGCGATCAACGGGCGCGACTACGTGCTGCCCGACGACGTCCGGGTGCTCGCCCAGCCGGTGCTCGCCCACCGGCTCCTGCCCGGAGTGGAGGCGGCGATGAGCGGACGCACGACCACCGCGATCCTCGACGGCCTCATCGCCTCCGTGCCCGTGCCCGACGGCAGCCCGGGCTGA
- the mraZ gene encoding division/cell wall cluster transcriptional repressor MraZ, whose protein sequence is MFFMGTYTPKLDDKGRLFLPAKFRDRLAEGLVVTQGQENCLVVWPTDVFMEEAQRARSTPLTVKSAREYARILFAGADEGSLDKQGRIGIPANLRDYAGLDKEVVVIGVMDRIEIWDPARWADYSTGAQQKFAELDEQQPQD, encoded by the coding sequence ATGTTCTTCATGGGCACCTACACCCCGAAGCTCGACGACAAGGGTCGGCTCTTCCTCCCAGCGAAGTTCAGGGACCGACTCGCGGAGGGGCTCGTGGTCACGCAGGGACAGGAGAACTGCCTCGTCGTGTGGCCCACGGACGTCTTCATGGAGGAGGCCCAGCGAGCCCGGTCGACCCCGCTGACGGTGAAGAGCGCACGTGAGTACGCGCGCATCCTCTTCGCCGGAGCGGACGAGGGGTCGCTGGACAAGCAGGGCCGCATCGGCATCCCCGCGAACCTGCGGGACTACGCCGGCCTCGACAAGGAGGTCGTCGTGATCGGTGTCATGGACCGCATCGAGATCTGGGACCCGGCCCGCTGGGCCGACTACTCCACCGGCGCCCAGCAGAAGTTCGCCGAGCTCGACGAGCAGCAACCCCAGGACTGA
- the rsmH gene encoding 16S rRNA (cytosine(1402)-N(4))-methyltransferase RsmH produces MSSPRHVPVLLDRVVSLLAPALERADGAAPDGRTVMVDCTLGLGGHSEAVLERLDSVRVVGIDRDPAALDLARTRLAPYGDRFVGVHAVYDEIAEVVEDLGLDHVDAVLFDLGVSSMQLDVRERGFAYAEDAPLDMRMDGTTGPTAADVLNTYTHAQLTRVLREYGEEKFAKKIAAAVVREREKEPFTRSGRLVELLYAEIPAPARRTGGHPAKRTFQALRMEVNDELAVLRRAMPAALGVVGVGGRVVVESYHSLEDRLVKQAFTAVTRSEVPPDLPFVPAGSEPPFRQVTRGAEKADADETAQNPRAASVRLRAVERVHPSSPGVMS; encoded by the coding sequence ATGAGCAGCCCCCGCCACGTCCCCGTCCTCCTGGACCGGGTCGTCTCCCTCCTCGCCCCCGCGCTCGAGCGCGCCGACGGTGCCGCCCCTGACGGCCGCACCGTCATGGTCGACTGCACCCTCGGCCTCGGCGGGCACAGCGAGGCGGTCCTCGAGCGGCTCGACTCCGTGCGGGTCGTCGGCATCGACCGGGACCCCGCCGCGCTCGACCTGGCTCGCACCCGCCTCGCGCCGTACGGCGACCGGTTCGTCGGCGTGCACGCGGTGTACGACGAGATCGCCGAGGTCGTCGAGGACCTCGGGCTCGACCACGTCGACGCCGTCCTGTTCGACCTCGGCGTGTCCTCGATGCAGCTCGACGTGCGCGAGCGCGGCTTCGCCTACGCCGAGGACGCCCCGCTCGACATGCGGATGGACGGCACCACCGGACCCACCGCCGCCGACGTGCTCAACACCTACACCCACGCCCAGCTGACCCGCGTGCTGCGCGAGTACGGCGAGGAGAAGTTCGCCAAGAAGATCGCCGCCGCCGTGGTCCGCGAGCGCGAGAAGGAGCCGTTCACCCGCTCCGGACGCCTCGTGGAGCTGCTGTACGCCGAGATCCCGGCGCCCGCGCGGCGTACCGGGGGACACCCGGCGAAGCGGACCTTCCAGGCGCTGCGCATGGAGGTCAACGACGAGCTCGCGGTGCTGCGTCGCGCGATGCCGGCCGCGCTCGGCGTCGTCGGCGTCGGTGGCCGCGTGGTCGTGGAGTCCTACCACTCCCTGGAGGACCGGCTGGTCAAGCAGGCCTTCACCGCCGTCACCCGCAGCGAGGTGCCGCCGGACCTGCCGTTCGTGCCGGCCGGCAGCGAGCCGCCGTTCCGTCAGGTCACCCGCGGCGCCGAGAAGGCCGACGCGGACGAGACCGCCCAGAACCCCCGCGCCGCCTCCGTGCGCCTGCGGGCCGTCGAACGTGTTCACCCGTCTTCCCCCGGAGTGATGTCATGA
- a CDS encoding peptidoglycan D,D-transpeptidase FtsI family protein: protein MRRTPQQRPRGSMRGSPQVRLRVGFVLIAMVLSIFGARLVQLQGLDPNSYAPMAAAEGLREIVLPAERGDILDRNGEPLATSVEGSMVIADPALTTEDAPELAKFLANRLEVDYFTVLERLRAEGSRYEYVARQVPAARAQAVVDAARERGFDGLTTSRDPIRTYPAGDVAANLVGFLGTPDPEEGDQPLAGLELAFDQVLSGTDGSARYQVGAGNRLPLADSTTVDAVDGGDLTTTIDRDLQWYAQRVLRQTVEDSDAKSGFAVVMDSRTGDLLAVADHPTFDANKPAESAKDDRISRAMTDVYEPGSVQKVLTLGALVDAGKVTPRTRITVPPVLERQDRPIGDWFDHGTIRLTLAGVLAKSSNIGTVLAADQFAEGELRDYLTRFGLGQRTGIGVLGESPGILPSGSLWTSQTEDRIAFGQSLSVNAVQMAAAVNTIANGGVRVDPSLIEGSATMNDGTVVGTEQAGTRRVLSERAAHQTAAMMERVVDPEAGVAPGAAIPGYRVAGKTGTAQAVGAECGCYDGTFDVSFAGFAPADDPRFTVYVVVKDPGNGGGGGSVAGPAFAKLMSFTLRRYGVPPTGTEPSKLPVEW from the coding sequence GTGCGTCGTACCCCGCAGCAGCGCCCCCGCGGGAGCATGCGTGGCTCGCCCCAGGTCCGCCTGCGCGTCGGCTTCGTGCTGATCGCGATGGTGCTCTCGATCTTCGGTGCCCGGCTGGTGCAGCTGCAGGGCCTGGACCCCAACTCCTATGCGCCGATGGCGGCGGCCGAGGGCCTGCGCGAGATCGTGCTGCCCGCCGAGCGCGGCGACATCCTGGACCGCAACGGCGAGCCGCTCGCCACCTCGGTCGAGGGCTCGATGGTGATCGCGGATCCCGCCCTCACCACCGAGGACGCCCCCGAGCTGGCCAAGTTCCTCGCGAACCGCCTCGAGGTGGACTACTTCACCGTCCTGGAGCGGCTGCGTGCCGAGGGCAGCCGCTATGAGTACGTCGCGCGCCAGGTGCCCGCGGCCCGGGCCCAGGCCGTGGTGGACGCCGCGCGCGAGCGCGGGTTCGACGGCCTCACCACCAGCCGCGACCCGATCCGCACCTACCCCGCCGGCGACGTCGCCGCCAACCTGGTCGGGTTCCTCGGGACCCCGGACCCGGAGGAGGGCGACCAGCCGCTGGCCGGCCTCGAGCTCGCCTTCGACCAGGTGCTCTCGGGCACCGACGGCTCCGCGCGCTACCAGGTCGGCGCCGGCAACCGGCTGCCGCTGGCCGACAGCACCACCGTCGACGCCGTCGACGGCGGTGACCTGACCACGACCATCGACCGCGACCTGCAGTGGTACGCCCAGCGCGTGCTGCGCCAGACCGTCGAGGACTCGGATGCGAAGTCCGGCTTCGCGGTCGTCATGGACTCGCGCACCGGTGACCTGCTCGCGGTCGCCGACCACCCGACGTTCGACGCCAACAAGCCGGCCGAGTCGGCCAAGGACGACCGGATCTCGCGCGCCATGACCGACGTCTACGAGCCCGGATCGGTGCAGAAGGTGCTGACCCTCGGCGCCCTCGTGGACGCCGGCAAGGTCACCCCGCGCACCCGGATCACCGTGCCGCCGGTGCTCGAGCGCCAGGACCGCCCGATCGGCGACTGGTTCGACCACGGCACGATCCGGCTGACCCTCGCCGGCGTGCTGGCCAAGTCCTCCAACATCGGCACCGTGCTGGCGGCCGACCAGTTCGCCGAGGGCGAGCTGCGCGACTACCTCACCCGCTTCGGCCTCGGCCAGCGCACCGGCATCGGCGTGCTGGGGGAGAGCCCGGGCATCCTGCCCTCGGGCTCGCTGTGGACCAGCCAGACCGAGGACCGCATCGCCTTCGGCCAGTCGCTCTCGGTCAACGCCGTGCAGATGGCGGCCGCGGTCAACACCATCGCCAACGGCGGGGTCCGCGTCGACCCCAGCCTCATCGAGGGCTCCGCGACGATGAACGACGGGACCGTCGTCGGCACCGAGCAGGCCGGCACCCGTCGCGTGCTCAGCGAGCGTGCCGCGCACCAGACCGCGGCGATGATGGAGCGGGTCGTGGACCCCGAGGCCGGGGTCGCCCCGGGTGCGGCGATCCCGGGCTACCGGGTCGCGGGCAAGACCGGCACCGCGCAGGCCGTCGGCGCCGAGTGCGGCTGCTACGACGGCACCTTCGACGTCTCCTTCGCCGGGTTCGCCCCCGCCGACGACCCGCGCTTCACCGTCTACGTCGTGGTCAAGGACCCGGGCAACGGTGGTGGCGGCGGCTCGGTCGCAGGCCCCGCGTTCGCCAAGCTGATGAGCTTCACGCTGCGTCGCTACGGCGTCCCGCCCACCGGCACGGAGCCCTCGAAGCTGCCGGTCGAGTGGTGA